From the genome of Zalophus californianus isolate mZalCal1 chromosome 6, mZalCal1.pri.v2, whole genome shotgun sequence, one region includes:
- the BEGAIN gene encoding brain-enriched guanylate kinase-associated protein isoform X2 yields the protein MGSHQSSQASAADMEKLRLRSPWVPSCLGQPRILQGRLARSSPSLWDSALQEQKGELRKRLSYTTHKLEKLETEFDSTRHYLEIELRRAQEELEKVTEKLRRIQSNYMALQRINQELEDKLYRMGQHYEEEKRALSHEIVALNSHLLEAKVTIDKLSEDNELYRKDCNLAAQLLQCSQTYGRVHKVSELPSDFQERVSLHMEKHGCSLPSPLCRPAYADSVPTCVIAKVLEKPDPTTLSSRLSDASARDLAFRDGMEKQGPRPPYKGDIYCSDTALYCPEERRRTRRPSVDAPVTDVGFLRAHNSTDSAAEEEEEAEAAAFPAGFQHEAFPGYAGSLPTSSSYSSFSATSEEKEHAQASTLTASQQAIYLNSRDELFDRKPPAAAYEGSPRFAKATASVAAPLEAEVAPGFARTMSPYPTEPFRFPASPGPQQALMPPNLWSLRAKPGAARLPGEDVRGQWRPLSVEDIGAYSYPATTAGRASPCSFSERYYGSGGSPGKKAEGRASPLYATYKADSFSEGDDLSQGHLAEPRFLRAGGDLSLSPGRAADPLPGYAPSQGDAERLGVQLCGAGGSPEPEHSPHSSRDSLEPSSMEASPEMHPAARLSPQPAFPRTGGSGLSRKDSLTKAQLYGTLLN from the exons GCTGCGCAGTCCCTGGGTGCCCTCGTGCCTCGGGCAGCCCCGCATCCTGCAGGGCCGGCTGGCCAGGTCCTCGCCCTCGCTCTGGGACAG CGCGCTGCAGGAGCAGAAGGGCGAGCTGCGCAAGCGGCTGTCCTACACCACGCACAAGCTCGAGAAGCTCGAGACCGAGTTCGACTCCACGCGCCACTACCTGGAGATCGAGCTGCGGCGCGCACAGGAGGAGCTCGAGAAGGTCACGGAGAAGCTGCGCAg GATTCAGAGCAACTACATGGCGCTGCAGAGGATCAACCAGGAGCTGGAGGACAAACTGTACCGCATG GGCCAGCACTATGAGGAAGAGAAGCGAGCGCTGAGCCACGAGATTGTTGCCCTCAACAGCCACCTGCTGGAGGCCAAGGTGACCATCGACAAGCTGTCGGAGGACAAT GAGCTCTATAGGAAGGACTGCAATCTAGCGGCCCAGCTGCTGCAGTGCAGCCAGACCTACGGCAGGGTCCATAAGGTGTCCGAG CTGCCCTCCGACTTCCAGGAGCGCGTGAGCCTGCACATGGAGAAGCACGGCTGCAGCCTGCCCTCCCCGCTCTGCCGTCCGGCCTATGCCGACAGTGTCCCCACCTGCGTCATTGCCAAGGTGCTGGAGAAGCCTGACCCCACCACCCTGTCCTCCCGCCTGTCTGATGCCTCAGCCCGCGACCTGGCCTTCCGGGATGGGATGGAGAAGCAGGGCCCACGCCCCCCCTACAAGGGGGACATCTACTGCAGCGACACGGCCCTCTACTGCCCCGAGGAGCGGCGGCGCACCCGGCGGCCCAGCGTGGACGCGCCCGTGACCGACGTGGGCTTCCTGCGGGCCCACAACTCCACCGACAGCGcagccgaggaggaggaggaggccgagGCGGCCGCCTTCCCCGCAGGCTTCCAGCATGAGGCCTTCCCAGGCTATGCGGGCTCGCTGCCCACGTCCAGCTCCTACTCCAGCTTCAGCGCCACGTCGGAGGAGAAGGAGCACGCCCAGGCCAGCACGCTCACTGCCTCGCAGCAGGCCATCTACCTGAACAGCCGCGACGAGCTCTTCGACCGCAAGCCGCCCGCCGCTGCCTACGAGGGCAGCCCGCGCTTCGCCAAAGCCACGGCCAGCGTGGCAGCGCCGCTCGAGGCCGAGGTGGCCCCGGGGTTTGCGCGGACCATGTCTCCGTACCCCACTGAGCCCTTCCGCTTCCCGGCTTCCCCGGGCCCCCAGCAGGCCCTGATGCCCCCAAACCTGTGGAGCCTGCGGGCCAAGCCGGGGGCGGCCCGGCTCCCTGGGGAGGACGTGCGGGGCCAGTGGCGGCCCCTGAGCGTGGAGGACATTGGCGCCTACTCCTACCCAGCCACCACTGCCGGCCGCGCCTCACCCTGCAGCTTCTCGGAACGCTACTATGGCAGTGGGGGCAGCCCGGGCAAGAAGGCCGAGGGCCGCGCCAGCCCCCTCTATGCCACCTACAAGGCCGACAGCTTCTCGGAGGGTGACGACCTCTCCCAGGGCCACCTGGCAGAGCCCCGCTTCCTCCGGGCCGGCGGCGACCTGAGCCTGAGCCCCGGCCGCGCAGCCGACCCACTGCCCGGCTACGCGCCCAGCCAGGGGGACGCGGAGAGGCTCGGGGTGCAGTTGTGCGGGGCGGGCGGCAGCCCTGAGCCCGAGCACAGCCCCCACAGTTCCAGGGACTCCCTGGAGCCCAGCTCCATGGAGGCCTCCCCGGAGATGCACCCCGCTGCCCGCCTCAGCCCCCAGCCAGCCTTCCCGCGGACTGGTGGCTCGGGGCTCAGCCGCAAGGACAGCCTCACGAAAGCCCAGCTCTACGGAACCTTGCTCAACTGA
- the BEGAIN gene encoding brain-enriched guanylate kinase-associated protein isoform X4 gives MPSPLDRASAADMEKLRLRSPWVPSCLGQPRILQGRLARSSPSLWDSALQEQKGELRKRLSYTTHKLEKLETEFDSTRHYLEIELRRAQEELEKVTEKLRRIQSNYMALQRINQELEDKLYRMGQHYEEEKRALSHEIVALNSHLLEAKVTIDKLSEDNELYRKDCNLAAQLLQCSQTYGRVHKVSELPSDFQERVSLHMEKHGCSLPSPLCRPAYADSVPTCVIAKVLEKPDPTTLSSRLSDASARDLAFRDGMEKQGPRPPYKGDIYCSDTALYCPEERRRTRRPSVDAPVTDVGFLRAHNSTDSAAEEEEEAEAAAFPAGFQHEAFPGYAGSLPTSSSYSSFSATSEEKEHAQASTLTASQQAIYLNSRDELFDRKPPAAAYEGSPRFAKATASVAAPLEAEVAPGFARTMSPYPTEPFRFPASPGPQQALMPPNLWSLRAKPGAARLPGEDVRGQWRPLSVEDIGAYSYPATTAGRASPCSFSERYYGSGGSPGKKAEGRASPLYATYKADSFSEGDDLSQGHLAEPRFLRAGGDLSLSPGRAADPLPGYAPSQGDAERLGVQLCGAGGSPEPEHSPHSSRDSLEPSSMEASPEMHPAARLSPQPAFPRTGGSGLSRKDSLTKAQLYGTLLN, from the exons GCTGCGCAGTCCCTGGGTGCCCTCGTGCCTCGGGCAGCCCCGCATCCTGCAGGGCCGGCTGGCCAGGTCCTCGCCCTCGCTCTGGGACAG CGCGCTGCAGGAGCAGAAGGGCGAGCTGCGCAAGCGGCTGTCCTACACCACGCACAAGCTCGAGAAGCTCGAGACCGAGTTCGACTCCACGCGCCACTACCTGGAGATCGAGCTGCGGCGCGCACAGGAGGAGCTCGAGAAGGTCACGGAGAAGCTGCGCAg GATTCAGAGCAACTACATGGCGCTGCAGAGGATCAACCAGGAGCTGGAGGACAAACTGTACCGCATG GGCCAGCACTATGAGGAAGAGAAGCGAGCGCTGAGCCACGAGATTGTTGCCCTCAACAGCCACCTGCTGGAGGCCAAGGTGACCATCGACAAGCTGTCGGAGGACAAT GAGCTCTATAGGAAGGACTGCAATCTAGCGGCCCAGCTGCTGCAGTGCAGCCAGACCTACGGCAGGGTCCATAAGGTGTCCGAG CTGCCCTCCGACTTCCAGGAGCGCGTGAGCCTGCACATGGAGAAGCACGGCTGCAGCCTGCCCTCCCCGCTCTGCCGTCCGGCCTATGCCGACAGTGTCCCCACCTGCGTCATTGCCAAGGTGCTGGAGAAGCCTGACCCCACCACCCTGTCCTCCCGCCTGTCTGATGCCTCAGCCCGCGACCTGGCCTTCCGGGATGGGATGGAGAAGCAGGGCCCACGCCCCCCCTACAAGGGGGACATCTACTGCAGCGACACGGCCCTCTACTGCCCCGAGGAGCGGCGGCGCACCCGGCGGCCCAGCGTGGACGCGCCCGTGACCGACGTGGGCTTCCTGCGGGCCCACAACTCCACCGACAGCGcagccgaggaggaggaggaggccgagGCGGCCGCCTTCCCCGCAGGCTTCCAGCATGAGGCCTTCCCAGGCTATGCGGGCTCGCTGCCCACGTCCAGCTCCTACTCCAGCTTCAGCGCCACGTCGGAGGAGAAGGAGCACGCCCAGGCCAGCACGCTCACTGCCTCGCAGCAGGCCATCTACCTGAACAGCCGCGACGAGCTCTTCGACCGCAAGCCGCCCGCCGCTGCCTACGAGGGCAGCCCGCGCTTCGCCAAAGCCACGGCCAGCGTGGCAGCGCCGCTCGAGGCCGAGGTGGCCCCGGGGTTTGCGCGGACCATGTCTCCGTACCCCACTGAGCCCTTCCGCTTCCCGGCTTCCCCGGGCCCCCAGCAGGCCCTGATGCCCCCAAACCTGTGGAGCCTGCGGGCCAAGCCGGGGGCGGCCCGGCTCCCTGGGGAGGACGTGCGGGGCCAGTGGCGGCCCCTGAGCGTGGAGGACATTGGCGCCTACTCCTACCCAGCCACCACTGCCGGCCGCGCCTCACCCTGCAGCTTCTCGGAACGCTACTATGGCAGTGGGGGCAGCCCGGGCAAGAAGGCCGAGGGCCGCGCCAGCCCCCTCTATGCCACCTACAAGGCCGACAGCTTCTCGGAGGGTGACGACCTCTCCCAGGGCCACCTGGCAGAGCCCCGCTTCCTCCGGGCCGGCGGCGACCTGAGCCTGAGCCCCGGCCGCGCAGCCGACCCACTGCCCGGCTACGCGCCCAGCCAGGGGGACGCGGAGAGGCTCGGGGTGCAGTTGTGCGGGGCGGGCGGCAGCCCTGAGCCCGAGCACAGCCCCCACAGTTCCAGGGACTCCCTGGAGCCCAGCTCCATGGAGGCCTCCCCGGAGATGCACCCCGCTGCCCGCCTCAGCCCCCAGCCAGCCTTCCCGCGGACTGGTGGCTCGGGGCTCAGCCGCAAGGACAGCCTCACGAAAGCCCAGCTCTACGGAACCTTGCTCAACTGA
- the BEGAIN gene encoding brain-enriched guanylate kinase-associated protein isoform X5, translating into MEKLRLRSPWVPSCLGQPRILQGRLARSSPSLWDSALQEQKGELRKRLSYTTHKLEKLETEFDSTRHYLEIELRRAQEELEKVTEKLRRIQSNYMALQRINQELEDKLYRMGQHYEEEKRALSHEIVALNSHLLEAKVTIDKLSEDNELYRKDCNLAAQLLQCSQTYGRVHKVSELPSDFQERVSLHMEKHGCSLPSPLCRPAYADSVPTCVIAKVLEKPDPTTLSSRLSDASARDLAFRDGMEKQGPRPPYKGDIYCSDTALYCPEERRRTRRPSVDAPVTDVGFLRAHNSTDSAAEEEEEAEAAAFPAGFQHEAFPGYAGSLPTSSSYSSFSATSEEKEHAQASTLTASQQAIYLNSRDELFDRKPPAAAYEGSPRFAKATASVAAPLEAEVAPGFARTMSPYPTEPFRFPASPGPQQALMPPNLWSLRAKPGAARLPGEDVRGQWRPLSVEDIGAYSYPATTAGRASPCSFSERYYGSGGSPGKKAEGRASPLYATYKADSFSEGDDLSQGHLAEPRFLRAGGDLSLSPGRAADPLPGYAPSQGDAERLGVQLCGAGGSPEPEHSPHSSRDSLEPSSMEASPEMHPAARLSPQPAFPRTGGSGLSRKDSLTKAQLYGTLLN; encoded by the exons GCTGCGCAGTCCCTGGGTGCCCTCGTGCCTCGGGCAGCCCCGCATCCTGCAGGGCCGGCTGGCCAGGTCCTCGCCCTCGCTCTGGGACAG CGCGCTGCAGGAGCAGAAGGGCGAGCTGCGCAAGCGGCTGTCCTACACCACGCACAAGCTCGAGAAGCTCGAGACCGAGTTCGACTCCACGCGCCACTACCTGGAGATCGAGCTGCGGCGCGCACAGGAGGAGCTCGAGAAGGTCACGGAGAAGCTGCGCAg GATTCAGAGCAACTACATGGCGCTGCAGAGGATCAACCAGGAGCTGGAGGACAAACTGTACCGCATG GGCCAGCACTATGAGGAAGAGAAGCGAGCGCTGAGCCACGAGATTGTTGCCCTCAACAGCCACCTGCTGGAGGCCAAGGTGACCATCGACAAGCTGTCGGAGGACAAT GAGCTCTATAGGAAGGACTGCAATCTAGCGGCCCAGCTGCTGCAGTGCAGCCAGACCTACGGCAGGGTCCATAAGGTGTCCGAG CTGCCCTCCGACTTCCAGGAGCGCGTGAGCCTGCACATGGAGAAGCACGGCTGCAGCCTGCCCTCCCCGCTCTGCCGTCCGGCCTATGCCGACAGTGTCCCCACCTGCGTCATTGCCAAGGTGCTGGAGAAGCCTGACCCCACCACCCTGTCCTCCCGCCTGTCTGATGCCTCAGCCCGCGACCTGGCCTTCCGGGATGGGATGGAGAAGCAGGGCCCACGCCCCCCCTACAAGGGGGACATCTACTGCAGCGACACGGCCCTCTACTGCCCCGAGGAGCGGCGGCGCACCCGGCGGCCCAGCGTGGACGCGCCCGTGACCGACGTGGGCTTCCTGCGGGCCCACAACTCCACCGACAGCGcagccgaggaggaggaggaggccgagGCGGCCGCCTTCCCCGCAGGCTTCCAGCATGAGGCCTTCCCAGGCTATGCGGGCTCGCTGCCCACGTCCAGCTCCTACTCCAGCTTCAGCGCCACGTCGGAGGAGAAGGAGCACGCCCAGGCCAGCACGCTCACTGCCTCGCAGCAGGCCATCTACCTGAACAGCCGCGACGAGCTCTTCGACCGCAAGCCGCCCGCCGCTGCCTACGAGGGCAGCCCGCGCTTCGCCAAAGCCACGGCCAGCGTGGCAGCGCCGCTCGAGGCCGAGGTGGCCCCGGGGTTTGCGCGGACCATGTCTCCGTACCCCACTGAGCCCTTCCGCTTCCCGGCTTCCCCGGGCCCCCAGCAGGCCCTGATGCCCCCAAACCTGTGGAGCCTGCGGGCCAAGCCGGGGGCGGCCCGGCTCCCTGGGGAGGACGTGCGGGGCCAGTGGCGGCCCCTGAGCGTGGAGGACATTGGCGCCTACTCCTACCCAGCCACCACTGCCGGCCGCGCCTCACCCTGCAGCTTCTCGGAACGCTACTATGGCAGTGGGGGCAGCCCGGGCAAGAAGGCCGAGGGCCGCGCCAGCCCCCTCTATGCCACCTACAAGGCCGACAGCTTCTCGGAGGGTGACGACCTCTCCCAGGGCCACCTGGCAGAGCCCCGCTTCCTCCGGGCCGGCGGCGACCTGAGCCTGAGCCCCGGCCGCGCAGCCGACCCACTGCCCGGCTACGCGCCCAGCCAGGGGGACGCGGAGAGGCTCGGGGTGCAGTTGTGCGGGGCGGGCGGCAGCCCTGAGCCCGAGCACAGCCCCCACAGTTCCAGGGACTCCCTGGAGCCCAGCTCCATGGAGGCCTCCCCGGAGATGCACCCCGCTGCCCGCCTCAGCCCCCAGCCAGCCTTCCCGCGGACTGGTGGCTCGGGGCTCAGCCGCAAGGACAGCCTCACGAAAGCCCAGCTCTACGGAACCTTGCTCAACTGA
- the BEGAIN gene encoding brain-enriched guanylate kinase-associated protein isoform X1: MWTGGRRPGRLRRAASAADMEKLRLRSPWVPSCLGQPRILQGRLARSSPSLWDSALQEQKGELRKRLSYTTHKLEKLETEFDSTRHYLEIELRRAQEELEKVTEKLRRIQSNYMALQRINQELEDKLYRMGQHYEEEKRALSHEIVALNSHLLEAKVTIDKLSEDNELYRKDCNLAAQLLQCSQTYGRVHKVSELPSDFQERVSLHMEKHGCSLPSPLCRPAYADSVPTCVIAKVLEKPDPTTLSSRLSDASARDLAFRDGMEKQGPRPPYKGDIYCSDTALYCPEERRRTRRPSVDAPVTDVGFLRAHNSTDSAAEEEEEAEAAAFPAGFQHEAFPGYAGSLPTSSSYSSFSATSEEKEHAQASTLTASQQAIYLNSRDELFDRKPPAAAYEGSPRFAKATASVAAPLEAEVAPGFARTMSPYPTEPFRFPASPGPQQALMPPNLWSLRAKPGAARLPGEDVRGQWRPLSVEDIGAYSYPATTAGRASPCSFSERYYGSGGSPGKKAEGRASPLYATYKADSFSEGDDLSQGHLAEPRFLRAGGDLSLSPGRAADPLPGYAPSQGDAERLGVQLCGAGGSPEPEHSPHSSRDSLEPSSMEASPEMHPAARLSPQPAFPRTGGSGLSRKDSLTKAQLYGTLLN, from the exons GCTGCGCAGTCCCTGGGTGCCCTCGTGCCTCGGGCAGCCCCGCATCCTGCAGGGCCGGCTGGCCAGGTCCTCGCCCTCGCTCTGGGACAG CGCGCTGCAGGAGCAGAAGGGCGAGCTGCGCAAGCGGCTGTCCTACACCACGCACAAGCTCGAGAAGCTCGAGACCGAGTTCGACTCCACGCGCCACTACCTGGAGATCGAGCTGCGGCGCGCACAGGAGGAGCTCGAGAAGGTCACGGAGAAGCTGCGCAg GATTCAGAGCAACTACATGGCGCTGCAGAGGATCAACCAGGAGCTGGAGGACAAACTGTACCGCATG GGCCAGCACTATGAGGAAGAGAAGCGAGCGCTGAGCCACGAGATTGTTGCCCTCAACAGCCACCTGCTGGAGGCCAAGGTGACCATCGACAAGCTGTCGGAGGACAAT GAGCTCTATAGGAAGGACTGCAATCTAGCGGCCCAGCTGCTGCAGTGCAGCCAGACCTACGGCAGGGTCCATAAGGTGTCCGAG CTGCCCTCCGACTTCCAGGAGCGCGTGAGCCTGCACATGGAGAAGCACGGCTGCAGCCTGCCCTCCCCGCTCTGCCGTCCGGCCTATGCCGACAGTGTCCCCACCTGCGTCATTGCCAAGGTGCTGGAGAAGCCTGACCCCACCACCCTGTCCTCCCGCCTGTCTGATGCCTCAGCCCGCGACCTGGCCTTCCGGGATGGGATGGAGAAGCAGGGCCCACGCCCCCCCTACAAGGGGGACATCTACTGCAGCGACACGGCCCTCTACTGCCCCGAGGAGCGGCGGCGCACCCGGCGGCCCAGCGTGGACGCGCCCGTGACCGACGTGGGCTTCCTGCGGGCCCACAACTCCACCGACAGCGcagccgaggaggaggaggaggccgagGCGGCCGCCTTCCCCGCAGGCTTCCAGCATGAGGCCTTCCCAGGCTATGCGGGCTCGCTGCCCACGTCCAGCTCCTACTCCAGCTTCAGCGCCACGTCGGAGGAGAAGGAGCACGCCCAGGCCAGCACGCTCACTGCCTCGCAGCAGGCCATCTACCTGAACAGCCGCGACGAGCTCTTCGACCGCAAGCCGCCCGCCGCTGCCTACGAGGGCAGCCCGCGCTTCGCCAAAGCCACGGCCAGCGTGGCAGCGCCGCTCGAGGCCGAGGTGGCCCCGGGGTTTGCGCGGACCATGTCTCCGTACCCCACTGAGCCCTTCCGCTTCCCGGCTTCCCCGGGCCCCCAGCAGGCCCTGATGCCCCCAAACCTGTGGAGCCTGCGGGCCAAGCCGGGGGCGGCCCGGCTCCCTGGGGAGGACGTGCGGGGCCAGTGGCGGCCCCTGAGCGTGGAGGACATTGGCGCCTACTCCTACCCAGCCACCACTGCCGGCCGCGCCTCACCCTGCAGCTTCTCGGAACGCTACTATGGCAGTGGGGGCAGCCCGGGCAAGAAGGCCGAGGGCCGCGCCAGCCCCCTCTATGCCACCTACAAGGCCGACAGCTTCTCGGAGGGTGACGACCTCTCCCAGGGCCACCTGGCAGAGCCCCGCTTCCTCCGGGCCGGCGGCGACCTGAGCCTGAGCCCCGGCCGCGCAGCCGACCCACTGCCCGGCTACGCGCCCAGCCAGGGGGACGCGGAGAGGCTCGGGGTGCAGTTGTGCGGGGCGGGCGGCAGCCCTGAGCCCGAGCACAGCCCCCACAGTTCCAGGGACTCCCTGGAGCCCAGCTCCATGGAGGCCTCCCCGGAGATGCACCCCGCTGCCCGCCTCAGCCCCCAGCCAGCCTTCCCGCGGACTGGTGGCTCGGGGCTCAGCCGCAAGGACAGCCTCACGAAAGCCCAGCTCTACGGAACCTTGCTCAACTGA
- the BEGAIN gene encoding brain-enriched guanylate kinase-associated protein isoform X3 — MWTGGRRPGRLRRAASAADMEKLRLRSPWVPSCLGQPRILQGRLARSSPSLWDSALQEQKGELRKRLSYTTHKLEKLETEFDSTRHYLEIELRRAQEELEKVTEKLRRIQSNYMALQRINQELEDKLYRMGQHYEEEKRALSHEIVALNSHLLEAKVTIDKLSEDNELYRKDCNLAAQLLQCSQTYGRVHKVSEERVSLHMEKHGCSLPSPLCRPAYADSVPTCVIAKVLEKPDPTTLSSRLSDASARDLAFRDGMEKQGPRPPYKGDIYCSDTALYCPEERRRTRRPSVDAPVTDVGFLRAHNSTDSAAEEEEEAEAAAFPAGFQHEAFPGYAGSLPTSSSYSSFSATSEEKEHAQASTLTASQQAIYLNSRDELFDRKPPAAAYEGSPRFAKATASVAAPLEAEVAPGFARTMSPYPTEPFRFPASPGPQQALMPPNLWSLRAKPGAARLPGEDVRGQWRPLSVEDIGAYSYPATTAGRASPCSFSERYYGSGGSPGKKAEGRASPLYATYKADSFSEGDDLSQGHLAEPRFLRAGGDLSLSPGRAADPLPGYAPSQGDAERLGVQLCGAGGSPEPEHSPHSSRDSLEPSSMEASPEMHPAARLSPQPAFPRTGGSGLSRKDSLTKAQLYGTLLN, encoded by the exons GCTGCGCAGTCCCTGGGTGCCCTCGTGCCTCGGGCAGCCCCGCATCCTGCAGGGCCGGCTGGCCAGGTCCTCGCCCTCGCTCTGGGACAG CGCGCTGCAGGAGCAGAAGGGCGAGCTGCGCAAGCGGCTGTCCTACACCACGCACAAGCTCGAGAAGCTCGAGACCGAGTTCGACTCCACGCGCCACTACCTGGAGATCGAGCTGCGGCGCGCACAGGAGGAGCTCGAGAAGGTCACGGAGAAGCTGCGCAg GATTCAGAGCAACTACATGGCGCTGCAGAGGATCAACCAGGAGCTGGAGGACAAACTGTACCGCATG GGCCAGCACTATGAGGAAGAGAAGCGAGCGCTGAGCCACGAGATTGTTGCCCTCAACAGCCACCTGCTGGAGGCCAAGGTGACCATCGACAAGCTGTCGGAGGACAAT GAGCTCTATAGGAAGGACTGCAATCTAGCGGCCCAGCTGCTGCAGTGCAGCCAGACCTACGGCAGGGTCCATAAGGTGTCCGAG GAGCGCGTGAGCCTGCACATGGAGAAGCACGGCTGCAGCCTGCCCTCCCCGCTCTGCCGTCCGGCCTATGCCGACAGTGTCCCCACCTGCGTCATTGCCAAGGTGCTGGAGAAGCCTGACCCCACCACCCTGTCCTCCCGCCTGTCTGATGCCTCAGCCCGCGACCTGGCCTTCCGGGATGGGATGGAGAAGCAGGGCCCACGCCCCCCCTACAAGGGGGACATCTACTGCAGCGACACGGCCCTCTACTGCCCCGAGGAGCGGCGGCGCACCCGGCGGCCCAGCGTGGACGCGCCCGTGACCGACGTGGGCTTCCTGCGGGCCCACAACTCCACCGACAGCGcagccgaggaggaggaggaggccgagGCGGCCGCCTTCCCCGCAGGCTTCCAGCATGAGGCCTTCCCAGGCTATGCGGGCTCGCTGCCCACGTCCAGCTCCTACTCCAGCTTCAGCGCCACGTCGGAGGAGAAGGAGCACGCCCAGGCCAGCACGCTCACTGCCTCGCAGCAGGCCATCTACCTGAACAGCCGCGACGAGCTCTTCGACCGCAAGCCGCCCGCCGCTGCCTACGAGGGCAGCCCGCGCTTCGCCAAAGCCACGGCCAGCGTGGCAGCGCCGCTCGAGGCCGAGGTGGCCCCGGGGTTTGCGCGGACCATGTCTCCGTACCCCACTGAGCCCTTCCGCTTCCCGGCTTCCCCGGGCCCCCAGCAGGCCCTGATGCCCCCAAACCTGTGGAGCCTGCGGGCCAAGCCGGGGGCGGCCCGGCTCCCTGGGGAGGACGTGCGGGGCCAGTGGCGGCCCCTGAGCGTGGAGGACATTGGCGCCTACTCCTACCCAGCCACCACTGCCGGCCGCGCCTCACCCTGCAGCTTCTCGGAACGCTACTATGGCAGTGGGGGCAGCCCGGGCAAGAAGGCCGAGGGCCGCGCCAGCCCCCTCTATGCCACCTACAAGGCCGACAGCTTCTCGGAGGGTGACGACCTCTCCCAGGGCCACCTGGCAGAGCCCCGCTTCCTCCGGGCCGGCGGCGACCTGAGCCTGAGCCCCGGCCGCGCAGCCGACCCACTGCCCGGCTACGCGCCCAGCCAGGGGGACGCGGAGAGGCTCGGGGTGCAGTTGTGCGGGGCGGGCGGCAGCCCTGAGCCCGAGCACAGCCCCCACAGTTCCAGGGACTCCCTGGAGCCCAGCTCCATGGAGGCCTCCCCGGAGATGCACCCCGCTGCCCGCCTCAGCCCCCAGCCAGCCTTCCCGCGGACTGGTGGCTCGGGGCTCAGCCGCAAGGACAGCCTCACGAAAGCCCAGCTCTACGGAACCTTGCTCAACTGA